The genomic stretch TGTACCCtgacagcgctcaggtgagggcAGGGCTTTACAAAAAGgaagcaaccaggtgccagactgtaagcagaaGGCATCCGAGAGACACAGCGCCAAAAAATGCAGATATAATGAGGCGAAACatcaaatgagagtgaatctggggctGGATTTTACTTTCAATTTAGCTGGCGAGTGTGTTTACAATCCtgcatggtatacctttaaaaTACACCTAAGTAAGAGAGtcattaaaatgtgaaacaccTCACCACTACACACACATTATACTTTACTGCTCTGGTTAGACAGCAATCTCACAAATCATTAAAATGATCAAATGATTACTTTTTCttacaatgaatgaatgaatcaatcaatctatttataaaaaacatttaaaaaaatgcccCTTGCAGTTTGCAAGAGGTCCAAGGAAACGTCTTCAGATGGCATGTTTGGTTGGATCAATAGCCAATTATACAGAGATATTCAATTTGAAACTGTGAAAAGCagtacatttttcacatttgagAACCTGGTGTGTGAACCATGTGTggcatttttttcttgcataAGTGACTTGGAAAAGgttaacacatatttaaaagtcATAATGAAAAGCATAGATGTGGGTCGGGGGTGGGGCAGGGGACATGACCCGctaaatatttagaacatgtgtgtttgcagaggACTTTAATTTTGAACAAATAAgtgacatttacaccataagcTGATGCAGAggaggcacaaattggtgcatataAATTCCCCAGTATGAAATGTTGAAACTTAACCTACGcccataataaaaataatttgttgcAGTCCTGTTGCACAAACTCAAACTGCGTGATTATACTCACAGTGCGGGCTTGTTTAACAGATGGATGTTGTTGCTGTGATAGCTGTGGGTCTTCCTCAGCACTTCAAGGAGCGCAGGCCGATactctggacacacacaccacagcgATCCCTTCCCCACtgactgaaacaaacacacaaaaccactTGAAACATTCAGACTGCAATGGGCCGTGCAAAGATTTCAGCAACGCTGAAACACTTGACCAAAAAACAACCTCAACACATGTGGAGCACATTATAATAATTTCCCTGTCAGTGTAGTTGCTGACTTGACTAAAACTCAGCACATCTGGATTCAGTGTGTTGCTCAAGGACATTTGTGTAATATGGACGCTTGAACCTCTGTCTTATAATTTAAGTACACTCCATTTAGCCGCTACATGACCCAGTTGCTGATTCATGTCCCCACCTGGCTCTTGTCCCTCTGAATGCGACGGAAGCTCTTGCTCAGGGACAGGTTGTGTCTGACAGAGTTCCTCCAGCCTCCAGCAGCTGTCCTGTAGTAAGGGAAATTGTTCACAATCCAGTCGTAGATGTCCTTCACTGGAAGCCTCCTGTCAGGCGAGTCTTCTATAGCCATGAAAATCAGACTACTGAAGGAGTACGGTGGCTTGGACGAGGCAGTAGAAGGAGGTTGGGTTGGTGTGGAGGACTCTAGCTGAGGCAGTGCTGTCATTTTGGGAAGGGGCTGCAGAGGTAGCAGGTTGCCCCTCTGATGCAGCCAGTTGAGGCAGGTCAGGTCATCCTGGTCAGATACGTTTCCTGGGCTGAGGCACTGTATGTTTTGTCCTTCGAGGCACTGAGATGCTGTGCAGTGCGACAGAGGCGAGGATGAGTGAACAGACTCTGCTGTTGCTGGAGAAAGTGAGGAAGGGGACGGGGGGAATGAAATAGGTGAGAGTGGAAGTGAAACACGGCCATTTGAGCAGGTCTGCTGCGGCGAGGAGGAGAAAGGCAGGGACCCTCCATAAGTGGTGGGACACGGTGACGAGGGTGGCAGTGTATGAGAGCTATTCTCCATCTcactcccaggaggaaacttcCAGGGTCATTCAGCTGTAGCACTGCTGGAAGACATGACAGACAAAATTCAATGTTAATGCTGAAAGGAATGATTCAGGTAAATCAGGAATAAAAGTTTCCTCCTGTAACTGCTGTACATGTTCATTTACTCTGTGTATATCTCGCATGTTAATATCTACTCCTCACTGTTTATTCTGTATCtattagggcctgagcaccGACCACAGGTGGAGGCCCTATTGAAACTGCAATAAATTGAGGAAATGAATCACATTTTTGAGGAACTAAagatgctcaaaaactcacaaaacatcacacaaacaTAAGAACTGGTGAAAATTTTTGATATTTCATGGGTCTTCATCTTGGGTGTGACAAAATGGCTCAATAGTGCTTCCCTACTAAATTCAACGGAGTAGCCACCATGGTGCGCTTTACCTAGATCTACCAAATTTGAAAGGCACATGTAGCATTTCAAGACTTAAAAAAGTCTCCTGGT from Epinephelus moara isolate mb chromosome 4, YSFRI_EMoa_1.0, whole genome shotgun sequence encodes the following:
- the si:ch211-145o7.3 gene encoding forkhead box protein N2; the protein is MENSSHTLPPSSPCPTTYGGSLPFSSSPQQTCSNGRVSLPLSPISFPPSPSSLSPATAESVHSSSPLSHCTASQCLEGQNIQCLSPGNVSDQDDLTCLNWLHQRGNLLPLQPLPKMTALPQLESSTPTQPPSTASSKPPYSFSSLIFMAIEDSPDRRLPVKDIYDWIVNNFPYYRTAAGGWRNSVRHNLSLSKSFRRIQRDKSQSVGKGSLWCVCPEYRPALLEVLRKTHSYHSNNIHLLNKPALLEGAEFGVPAVCDSMEISDPLSHTLLLSTPSPQILNTDNPTFSESPPCPLTPDHEELVTMESVDYQQEEVSKEMEKDPLSDSGYIELHYYQSHQYQYLVLPGDTELDLETVEILQLDAEAQEAAGSLLDLAGGGY